In Erigeron canadensis isolate Cc75 chromosome 1, C_canadensis_v1, whole genome shotgun sequence, a single window of DNA contains:
- the LOC122580225 gene encoding piriformospora indica-insensitive protein 2-like, translating into MGFVWKNGIVMIVMVGMIGVCINGENDEYEGVVAPMVKTEQEALYSAIQGFVGTWWNGTYLYPDPCGWTPIQGVSCDLFDGFWYVTDLNVGSIHDNSLSCAPNAEFSPYLFQLKHLRSLAFFNCFVSSPNAFHSQNWAVFSDSLESLEFRSNPGLTGNIPASFGQLKKLQSLVLIENGLSGDLPDNIGNLTRLKRLVLSENRFTGKIGDTYGSLGELLIMDLSRNLLSGKLPSSFGGLVSLLKLDLSQNKLEGQIPSEISNLKNLTLLDLSNNKFSGGLTKSIQEMSSIEELVLSRNPIGGDLMNIGWQNLQGLMVLDLSSTGLTGEVPESVSQMKRLRFLGLSDNNLSGYLTPKLAELPNITSLYVHGNNLMGELKFTKEFYGKMGRRFGAWNNTNLCFPVDLMPTRFGPFGVKACQENEVTLGEVSLSDFGSKSSSGNPDSHYPTSFSSSRYKPNPVWYMFMLVIIFV; encoded by the exons ATGGGTTTTGTTTGGAAAAATGGTATTGTTATGATAGTAATGGTGGGAATGATTGGAGTGTGTATAAATGGAGAAAATGATGAATATGAAGGTGTTGTAGCTCCAATGGTGAAAACAGAACAAGAAGCTCTTTATTCTGCTATACAAGGTTTTGTGGGTACATGGTGGAATGGCACATATCTTTATCCTGATCCTTGTGGTTGGACTCCTATTCAG GGTGTGTCTTGTGATCTCTTTGATGGATTCTGGTATGTGACAGACTTAAATGTTGGTTCCATTCATGATAACTCCCTTTCTTGTGCCCCAAATGCTGAATTTAGCCCTTATTTGTTTCAACTCAAACACCTAAGATCACTTGCATTTTTTAACTGCTTTGTCTCATCACCAAATGCCTTCCATTCACAAAATTGGGCTGTATTTTCGGATAGTCTAGAATCTCTAGAATTCAGATCAAATCCTGGGTTGACTGGAAACATTCCAGCTTCTTTTGGGCAACTCAAAAAGCTACAATCTTTGGTGCTAATCGAAAACGGGTTATCAGGTGATTTACCAGACAATATTGGTAACTTGACTCGTTTGAAACGATTAGTCTTATCTGAGAATCGGTTTACAGGCAAAATAGGAGATACTTATGGATCTTTGGGTGAGTTATTGATCATGGATTTGAGTAGAAACTTATTATCTGGAAAGTTACCTTCGAGTTTTGGAGGGTTGGTTTCACTATTGAAGCTTGACTTGAGTCAAAACAAATTAGAAGGTCAAATTCCAAGTGAGATTAGCAATTTGAAGAACCTAACACTCCTTGACCTTAGTAACAATAAGTTTTCGGGTGGGTTGACCAAGTCAATTCAAGAAATGAGTTCAATAGAAGAGCTGGTTTTGTCAAGAAACCCAATAGGAGGTGATCTTATGAACATTGGGTGGCAAAATCTACAAGGTCTCATGGTGTTGGATCTTTCGAGTACAGGTTTGACCGGTGAAGTACCAGAGTCCGTTTCTCAAATGAAAAGGCTAAGATTTTTGGGTCTTAGTGACAATAATCTTTCTGGTTATCTTACACCTAAGTTGGCAGAATTACCAAATATAACTTCATTATATGTACATGGAAACAATCTCATGGGAGAGCTTAAGTTCACAAAGGAGTTTTATGGCAAAATGGGTAGACGATTTGGGGCTTGGAATAACACAAACTTGTGTTTCCCGGTTGACTTGATGCCTACAAGGTTTGGCCCGTTTGGTGTAAAGGCTTGTCAAGAAAACGAAGTCACATTAGGTGAAGTTAGTCTTAGCGATTTTGGTTCTAAGTCGAGTAGTGGGAATCCTGATTCTCATTACCCGACTTCCTTTAGTTCCTCAAGATATAAGCCTAATCCGGTTTGGTACATGTTTATGTTAGTTATCATCTTCGTGTAA